Within Pseudomonas sp. LBUM920, the genomic segment GCGCGGGGTCTGTTGCACCACGCCAAAACCGGTGATGCGCGAACCGGGGTCGATACCTAGGATTAAAGTCATAACGCCTGCGGGTTGGGTAAAAACAATTTTTGATACAGAGAAGCTCTAATGTGGGAGCGGGCTTGCTCGCGAAAGCGATGTGTCAGTCAACTCATATGCTGACTGATACACCGCTTTCGCGAGCAAGCCCGCTCCCACATTTTGATCTACATCGCCCTTCAGCCTAGCTGCTCGGCCACAGACTCAGGGATGTCGGCGTTCGAGTACACGTTCTGCACGTCATCCAGGTCTTCAAGCATATCCAGCATCTTCAGCACTTTCTGCGCGCCGTCCAGGTCCAGTTCGGCGCTGGTGGTCGGCAGCATCACGATTTCCGCGTCAGTGCCTTTGAAACCTGCCGCTTCCAGCGCGTTGCGCACCGCATAGAAGCCGGCAAACGAGGTGAACACGTCGATAGAACCGTCTTCGTTGGTCACCACGTCGTCGGCGTCAGCCTCCATCGCAGCTTCCATCAGCGCGTCTTCATCCGTACCCGGCGCAAAGGTAATCTGCCCCTTGCGCTCGAACAGGTAGGCCACCGAACCGTCGGTGCCCAGGTTGCCGCCGCATTTGCTGAACGCATGGCGCACGGCTGCCGCAGTACGGTTGCGGTTGTCGGTCATGCACTCGACCATCACCGCCACGCCGCCCGGGCCGTAGCCTTCGTAGCTCAGTTCGACCATGTCGTCGGTGTCGGCGGCGCCGGCACCACGGGCCACGGCGCGGTCGATGATATCGCGGCTCATGTTCGCGCCCAGAGCCTTGTCCAGCGCCAGGCGCAGACGCGGGTTGGAGCCCGGGTCACCACCGCCTTGGCGGGCAGCGACGGTCAGCTCGCGAATCCACTTGGTGAAGATCTTGCCTTTCTTGGCATCCTGACGCTCTTTGCGGTGCTTGATGTTCGCCCACTTGGAATGGCCAGCCATAACACAACTCCGAAATTCTCTAGAAACCTTATCAATCCCGCCCCAGGCAGGATTTCCCTCTTGAAAGCACAACCCTTGTAACGCAAAGGCGCATCCGAAGATGCGCCTTTTTAGACTGCGTAAACCTCAGTGCGCTTCCACGCAGCAGCCTTACTCAGCCTTTGGCGTCTCGCGCAGACGGATGTGCAACTCGCGCAGCGCCTTGGCATCCACCACGCCCGGAGCCTGGGTCATTACGTCCGCAGCACTCTGGGTTTTCGGGAAGGCGATCACTTCACGGATCGACTGGGCGCCGGTCATCAGCATCACCAGACGGTCCAGACCGAATGCCAGGCCACCGTGCGGCGGCGCGCCGTACTTCAGGGCATCGAGCAGGAAGCCGAATTTCTCTTCCTGTTCGGCTTCGTTGATGCCCAACAGGCGGAACACCGCTTGTTGCATTTCTTTGCGGTGGATACGGATCGAACCGCCACCCAGCTCGGTGCCGTTCAAGACCATGTCATAGGCACGCGACAGCGCGCCTGCCGGGTTGGCTTCCAACTCTTCAGGCGAGCACTTCGGCGCAGTGAACGGGTGGTGCAAGGCGCTGAAGCTGCCGTCGTCGTTCTCTTCGAACATCGGGAAGTCGACGACCCACATCGGTGCCCACTTGCAGGTCAGCAGGTCCAGGTCGTGGCCCAGCTTGATCCGCAGCGCGCCCAGGGCTTCGCTGACGATCTTGGCTTTGTCGGCGCCGAAGAACACGATGTCGCCGTCGACCGCACCAACGCGATCGAGGATCGCGTTCAGGTTGTCCAGCGGAATGTTCTTCACGATCGGCGATTGCAGACCGTCAACGCCATTGGCGCGCTCGTTGACTTTGATGTACGCCAGGCCCTTGGCACCGTAGATGCCGACGAACTTGGTGTAGTCGTCGATCTGCTTGCGCGGCATGCTCGCGCCGCCAGGCACGCGCAGGGCGGCGATGCGGCATTTAGGGTCGTTGGCCGGGCCGCTGAACACCTTGAAGTCAACTTCCTTGAGCTGGTCGGCCACGTCTACCAGTTCCAGCGGGATACGTAGGTCTGGCTTGTCGGAACCGTAGCGGCGCATGGCCTCTTCGAAGGTCATGTGCGGGAACTCGCCGAATTCCAGGTCCAGCACTTCCTTGAACAGGTTGCGGATCATTTGTTCGGTCAGGCCCATGATCTCTTTTTCATCGAGGAAGCTGGTCTCGATGTCGATCTGGGTGAATTCCGGCTGGCGGTCGGCGCGCAGGTCTTCGTCGCGAAAGCACTTGGCGATCTGGTAGTAACGGTCGAAGCCGGCCACCATCAGCAGTTGCTTGAACAGTTGCGGCGATTGCGGCAAGGCGAAGAAGGAACCGGCGTGGGTACGGCTCGGCACCAGGTAGTCACGCGCGCCTTCCGGAGTGGCCCGGGTGAGGATCGGCGTTTCGACGTCGAGGAAGCCGTTTTCGTCGAGGAAGCGGCGGATGCTGGTGGTCATGCGCGAACGCAGGCGCAGCTTCTCGGCCATTTCCGGACGACGCAGGTCCAGGAAGCGGTAGCGCAGGCGAGTTTCTTCGCCGACGTCGGAGTATTCGTTGAGCGGGAACGGCGGGGTTTCCGACTCGTTCAGCACTTCGAGCTCGTAGCCCAGCACTTCAATCGCGCCGGACGCCATGTTCGCGTTCACGGCACCGGCCGGACGCAGGCGAACCTTACCGGTAATTTTCACAACATATTCGCTGCGCACGCGGTCGGCGGCGGCGAAGCTTTCAGCGCGGTCCGGATCGAACACCACCTGGGCCAGACCATCACGATCACGGATATCGAGGAAGATCACCCCGCCGTGGTCACGGCGACGGTGAACCCATCCGCACAGGGTGATTTCCTGACCATCCAGGGTCTCGTTCAGTTGGCCGCAATAGTGGCTGCGCATCATGATAGTGGTTTCACTTCTCGTAATTCGAATTTCGGTGGAGGCTCGCCTCGTCACCGTACAGTTAAGCAGGGGACGGATAATGCAGGAGCCTGCGCGTAGAGTTCAACTCAGTCTGCTTTGTCGCCGCCCGCCAGATTCTTCTTGGCGCCGGTCTTGAAGTCGGTCTCGTACCAGCCACCGCCGCTCAGGCGAAAGCCCGGCATGGACAACATCTTCTTCAGCTCAGGTGCCTGGCAGGCAGGGCAATCGACCAGCGGCGCTGCGCTGATTTTCTGAATGGCTTCCAACTGATGACCACAGGAAGCACATTGATAATCGTACATGGGCATGGAGATGTCTCGGCGATCAGATCATTACTGCGCTGCACCCGCCCTGTGGGTAAAGACCCGGCACGCGCAGCAAAGCGCGGGATTATATCTGGTAAATCGAAGCAGCGCAGCCGGCTTTCTGCCCCAGGCCTTGCCCGCCAGGTAGCGGGCCGGCCCGGTGCCACCTGACTAGTCAGGGTGGTGCGACGCCGTATTGCCTTTTAATACGTGAACCACGCATACCACCCTGACCAAGCCACTGAAGTTCTTCACTCCTCCGTACCGCAAATGCACTTCCCGATCGACATAAGACAGCAATGCGCTGACTGAGCAGGCATTGAGCCTGGCTATCTCCGTGAGGATATTCCAATAGATCTGCTCAAGCCGCAGGCACGTGGAAAACCCGTTGAGCCTGACCGACCGGGACAATGGCTTGGCCAGTCCCATATCGAAGCCTTTAGCGAAAGGATCGACTTTTATCTTATGAAAACCGCAGGTTTCCATCACTCCACTACCCACTCCGCGTGACATACACCTGACACTCCATTGCCAAACAGCAGCCCATGGGTTTCTCCCATCGGACAGTGGCCCTATAAAACAGCAGGACGTGCCAGGCAGCCAGAAGACGCGGAGTCGATAGTCGTAGGACAACGCCAGGAAGCGCAGAGAAACAAGCGAGCGGCGCCAGGACGGCACCGCTCGGTTTGCTTTTGGGGCTGGAGCGTTACTGATTTTCGAGCAGGGAACGCAGCATCCACGCCGTTTTTTCGTGGACTTGCATACGCTGGGTCAGCAGATCGGCGGTCGGCTCATCGCTGACCTTATCGAGCAACGGGAAGATACCGCGCGCGGTGCGGGTCACGGCTTCCTGGCCCGCCACCAATTGCTTGATCATCTCTTCTGCGCTGGGCACACCCTCTTCTTCCTTGATCGAAGACAGACGGGCGTAGATCGAATAGGCACCCGGCGCCGGGAAACCCAGGGCACGAATACGCTCGGCAATGGAGTCCACTGCCAACGCCAGTTCGTTGTACTGCTCTTCAAACATCAAGTGCAGCGTACGAAACATGGGGCCCGTGACGTTCCAATGGAAGTTGTGGGTCTTCAAATACAGTACATAGGTATCGGACAGCAGCCGTGAAAGCCCATCGACGATGGATTTACGATCTTCTTCACTGATACCAATATCGATTGCCATGTTTTTCCCCTTCAATTGACGAGCATTCATTGATCAGGTGCAGGACCACTCTAGCAAGAGTGCAGGCTGTGTGCAGCCCGACACACGCAACTGGCGTGCGGCAAATCGCCCCGCTGCATGACAGGCTTGCAACACCCAGCGGTCCCCGTTCAATCGGCGGCGCGCAGGCCTCAGCCTTGAGTAAGAAAACGCCCGAAATGCCGCCGAAAAACTCCGCACCTGTCTAGGACAAGTGTTTGAAGCAGAAATGCCATCGCGCCTGCAACACCCCGAAATGCTTGATTTGAGTAGGCACAGCCTTTGCTGTTAAATAGACGGCGTGTGGTTGCCGTTAATTTGCGCGGCGCACCACATAGGCTGATACCCGTGCACGTGCCCAACGCCTCCCATTGTTCAGAAGCGAACCGTGCCCGTCAGCTCTTCCTTGTGATCCTTCTTAACGTGAGTTAATCAAAATGTTGAAAATCGTCCACCTGCTAACGGGCGTTGCAGCGTTGCTGCTGTCCTTTATACCGAGCTTGCAACAGGGAAGCCCTCCCTACCTGGAACAACACGACGCTCTGTACCTGGCTTTGTTCGGCCTTCTTAACCTGACGCTGGCACCGGTGATCCCGTACTGGAACAAAGGCACACGTCATCAACTGCAAAACCTGGTCAGCGCGCTGCTGGTACTGACCGTTGTCGTTCAAACCCTCACCCTCCTGGCACCTATGCCTGAAGTCGGCGGCCACCCGGCTATCCTGCTCAGCCTGGTGATTGCTGTGGTCGCTATCGTTCTTCACCTGGCCATCAGCTTCTACCGTTCGTCTCCAGCGGCAGCCACGCAAAACTACGACATGACCAACCGGGATACCGGTACCGTGAAGTGGTTCAACACATCCAAGGGCTTCGGCTTTATTTCCCGCGATTCGGGCGACGATATCTTCGTCCACTTCCGGGCCATCCGTGGCGAAGGTCACCGCGTTCTGGTCGAAGGCCAGCGCGTGGAGTTCTCCGTCATGAACCGTGACAAAGGCCTGCAAGCCGAAGACGTGATCGCGGCATTGCCGCGTCGCTGATACTTTCTCGGCGCAAAAAAACCGCGATCCAGCCTGGCTGGGTCGCGGTTTTTTTATGGCGCGCCCTAATAATGTGGCGGCGGCGCTTCTTCTTCGGATGACTCGAACTGGCCACCCATTTCTTCCTGACGCTTGAGCAGCGCCGTCATCTGCAGCTGCAGGCGCTCTACCGCCCGCTGCTGGGTGACCAGAATGTCATTGAGGGTCTCGATGGTGTCGTCCTGAAAGGCCAGGCGGCTTTCCAGGTCGGTGACGCGGTCTTGCAGATCCATAATTCAGTCCTGGCTAAAGATGAAGCCGGCAGGCAATAAAGCGCGCAGTCGGGTGCGTATCGCCGTTACTTGCTCTTCGGTGTACGGTCGGGCCGGATGTTTGCCCCACACCGGTGCAGGCCAGGCGGCGTCATCACGCTTGCGCACGATCACATGCACGTGCAACTGGCTGACAACGTTACCCAGCGCACCAATGTTCATCTTGTCGGCTGCCAACCCTTCGTTCAATAACGCCGCCAGGGCCGTGGTTTCCTGCCACAAGGTGTGCTGATCGGCGACATCCAGCTGAAACACTTCACTGATACCGTCAATGCGCGGCACCAGGATGAACCATGGGTAATTCGAGTCATTGGACAGCAGCAGGCGGCAGAGCGGGAAGTCCCCAATAGCCAGTGTGTCTTGTTGCAGGCGTTGGTCTAAGGCGAACACGCGGGCACTCCGTTTGGCAGGTCAATTTCAGGTGCCCAGCATACCTTTGAATGCGCAACGCTTCACGGCGAATGCGGAAAGCCTGGATGCATGCGGATAAAAAACTTGCACCCTTTAGAGGCAGGCGAATATTTGAGCTACGCTAAATCGGGCCTCGACGGGATGCACCAAAATGACCCACCTGTGCTTCAAAGGGATCCGCCGATTACCCACTCATGGGGGTCAACCGGTAACGTTTTTCTCTGGCACAGGATTTAGGTACGTCTTCACAGGTGTAACACCTGGACGTCAAGCCCAAATCGAACGGCGTAAAAAGCCCGTGCTTATGCGGTTTTTACACTCCCGTAACGTTTTTCACGAAAAAATGACATTCGGTTACCGCTTTGTGCACGCTTGTTGCATTCACCCCACTATCGTCGGCAACGACACCCGTTTGGAAGCAGGTGTTTCGCGATAAAAACACAAGCGATTGAGTGCGTATCACGGAAGATTTCAAACTTCGAAAGCGGTCTGAAAACAGCACTTAAGTTGTCAGCCTGGTGACAATCGGGCTGTGAATTTGCGACATGGAAATAGCAATTTACGACAGCCTCGTAAAGAAGCTGAAAGGATAGATGGGTAAGTATCGTCAATAGGGTCCGCGTGATATAACTTTGCGCCGACACAAAAAAGAAAGAGCCGCCCAGATAAAAATACAGGTGGGACGGCAGTACTCTTCCTAAAACCAAAGGAGCAAATCACGATGCGCGTGATGAAGTGGAGCATGATCGCCCTGGCTGTTTCAGCAGGCACCTCGCAGTTCGCAATGGCGTCCGCCCAGGACGATTCCAAGGGCTTTGTTGAAGACAGTACTTTCAGCATCAACACTCGCTTGCTGAACTTCAGCCGCGACTTCCGTAACAACGACACCGGCAAAAGCCGTGTAGACGAAACCGGCCTGGGCTTCAACGGCCTGTTCCAGTCGGGCTACACCCAAGGCACCATCGGCGTCGGTGTTGATGTCATCGGCCTGCTGGGCGTGAAACTCGACAGCGGCAAGGGTCGTTCGGGCACTGGCCTGTTCCCTACCGGTGCAGACGGCCGCGCGCAAGACGACTACTCCAAAGGCGGCGGCGCTGTTAAGTTCCGCATCTCCGACACCGTGCTCAAAGTCGGCGACCAGTACACCACCGCGCCGGTATTCGCCTCCGATGACAGCCGCTTGCTGCCAGAGCTGCCGCAAGGTATCTCGATCACCAGCAACGAGATCAAGGGCCTGAAACTTGAAGGTGGTCACTTCACCTCGAGCGTGGCACAAGCACAGACTTACCGTGACAGCCTGGGCCTGACCAAAACCGACTTCATCGGCGGTGTCTACGCCCTGACTCCAGAAGTCAGCGCCAGCCTCTACTACGCGAAGACTGAAGACTACTGGAAGAAAACCTACGCCAACCTGAACTGGACTCACGCGCTGAGCAACGAACAGTCCCTGGCCGTTGACTTCAACATCTACAGCACCAAGAGCGACGGCGCCGGCCTGCAACGCGCAGAAAAAGACGGCACCACCAAACTGGACAACCGTGCCTACAGCTTGCAAGGCGCGTACACCATCCAGGCTCACACGTTCACCCTGGCCTACCAGAAAGTCAGCGGTGACGGTGACTACGGCTACGGCGTAGACGGCGGCGGCACGATTTTCCTGGCCAACTCCATCGCCCGTTCCGACTTCAACGCAGAAGACGAAAAATCGTTCCAGGCTCGTTATGACCTGAACATGGCCACCTTCGGCGTGCCGGGCCTGAGCTTCATGACTCGCTACGTCAAAGGTACCGGCGCTAATACCGCAGAGACCTCCAACGGCAAAGAGTGGGAACGTGACATCGAAGCCAAGTACGTGATTCAGAGCGGTCCAGCAAAAGACCTGAGCCTGCGCGTGCGTCAAGCGACCTATCGTTCGTCTGATGGCGTGTACTACGGTTCGGCGTCTATCGACGAACTGCGTCTGATCGCGCAATACCCGTTGAACATCTTGTAATTGCCAGTTTGATTACAACGATGGCTTAAGGCCTCGGCCTTAAATAAAAAGCCGCTCCCCTGTTTACAAGGGAGCGGCTTTTTTATTGCAGTTTTATTTCGCTGAAAAAATAACTAGCAAGCTAACTAACGAGGTTAACGGCGCGCATTGAACCTGACCATTCGGCCAAGTTCGATACACTGCGCTTAGTTATTTCGCAGCCGGTTCCTGCATCACGCGGATAACGCGCTGTGGAAACGGAATATCAATGCCCGCGCCTTTCAAGCGATCACGCGACAGTTCATTAAGCATGAACACCACGTCCCAGTAATCGGAAGTCTTGGTCCAGCAACGCAAAGACACCGTGATCGAACTGTCGCCCAACGTCGACACCACCGCCACCGCTGCTGGGTCTGTCAGCACGCGCGGGTCTTTCGCCAGTTCCAGCAGCACTTCACGGGCTTTCTGCAAGTCGGCTTCGTAGTCGACACCCACGTCGAACACTACCTTGCGGGTAGGCTGGCGGTTGGTGTTGGTGATGATGCCGTTGGACAGGATGCCGTTAGGCACAATCACGGTTTTGTTGTCGCCGGTACGCAGCACGGTGTGGAAGATCTGAATACTGTCGACCGTCCCGGACGTGCCTTGAGCCTCGATCCAGTCGCCGATGCGGAACGGGCGGAACAGCAGAATCAGCACGCCGCCGGCGAAGTTGGCCAGGCTGCCTTGCAACGCCAGGCCGATAGCCAGGGTGGCCGCACCGATGGCGGCGACGAACGAGGTGGTTGCCACGCCGATCATCGAGGCCACGCTGACAATCAGCATGACTTTCAATGCGATGTTGGCAAGGCTGGTGATGAAGTGCTGCAGCGCCAGGTCCGCATTGCGAATGGCCAGCAAGCGCCCTACGCGGTGGGTAAATACGTTGATCAGCCACCAGCCAATGGCCAGGGTTATCACTGCCAGCAACACCCGGCTGCCGTATTCCATAATCATCGGGATCCAGGACTGCGAGGTCTTGATCAGGTGATCCACTTCAGCGTTCAAATCCATCTATCTTCTCCTGTTGCGCGGATGTGCGGCTTGATTGACTGCCATAAAACGCAAATGAGCCCCGTGGGGCTCAAGTGTAGGCACAGACTCTGGGGCGTGGGACGTCAAAAACACCCGCAGGTTCCGCAAAGTGCCATCAGTCGCGGAAGTTATTGAACTGCAGCGGCATGTCGAAAGTCTTGGCGCGCAGGGCCGCGATTGCCTCTTGCAGATCGTCACGCTTCTTGCCGGTCACGCGAACCTGTTCACCCTGGATGGCGGCCTGGACTTTCAGCTTGGCATCCTTGATATGCGCGACGATCTTCTTCGCCAGCTCTTTGTCGATGCCTTCCTTGAGCACGGCTTCCTGCTTCATCAGCTTGCCGGAGGCGTAGGCGTCCTTGACTTCAAGGCACTGCACGTCGATCTTGCGCTTGACCAGGGCCAGCTTGAGAATCTCGATCATCGCTTCCAGCTGGAAATCGGCTTCAGCGGTCAGGTTGACGGTCAGTTCCTTTTCCTTGAACTCGAAGCTGCCCTTGCCTTTCAAGTCATAGCGGCGGTCCAATTCCTTGACGGCGTTCTCGACGGCGTTGGTGACTTCGTGTTTGTCCAGTTCGGATACCACGTCGAACGAAGGCATGTCATTTCTCCAATATAAGGGGCGGGCTCAGTAGAGATGGAGCGCGCCCAAGCTAAAATGCCGAGGCATTATAGCGGTTCTTTCGAGCTGTTCACTGTGAGCGACCCTACGGAGCAAAAACTCATGTCGACTACCTGGCACATTCTCGGCGCCGGCAGCCTGGGCACACTGTGGGCCACACGCCTGTCGCGCGCGGGCGTGCCCGTGCGGCTGATCCTGCGGGATGAGGCCCGCCTGTCCAGCTACCGGCAGGCAAAAGGCCTGACGCTGGTAGAGCATGGCGTAGCACACACCTACCCAGTGATCGGCGAAACGCCCCACAGCCAAGAACCCATTCATCGTCTGCTGGTGGCGTGCAAAGCCTACGACGCCGAAAACGCCATCGCACAGCTGCAACACCGGCTGGTACCGGACGCCGAACTGATCCTGTTGCAAAACGGCCTGGGCAGCCAGGATGCCGTGGCCGCGCAGCTGCCGCAGGCCCGCTGCATCTTCGCCTCCAGCACCGAAGGCGCATTCCGCGACGGCGATTGGCGCGTGGTCTTTGCCGGCCATGGCTACACTTGGCTGGGGGACGCGGGCCACCCGACGCCACCGCTGTGGCTGGACGACCTGCACGCCGCCGGCATTCCCCACGAATGGAGCACCGATATTCTCACCCGCCTGTGGCGCAAGCTGGCGCTCAATTGCGCGATCAACCCGTTGACCGTGCTCTACCAGTGCCGCAATGGCGGCCTGCACGACCACCAATGCGAAGTGGCGACCTTGTGCGCCGAGTTGACCGAGTTGCTCGAATGCTGCGGTCAACCGGCCGCCGCAGAGGCGTTACACAGCGAAGTAGAGCGGGTCATCCACGCGACGGCGGCCAACTACTCCTCCATGTATCAAGACGTGGCCAACGCCCGGCGCACCGAAATCAGCTACCTGCTGGGCTACGCTTGCCAGGCGGCAGCCCGCCATCAGTTGGTCCTGCCGCATCTGCAACAGGTGCAAGCGCGGCTGATCGACCACTTACGCACACGCGGATTAGCCACCGACTGAGGCACGCGCTACCCTGCCTACCTGTCTATCACCTGGAAAAACCCTGATGCCATTGCGCCAGCGTCTTGAAAACCTACCGGTAGGGCAGAAACTGCTGGCCGCCCTGCTGGTGTTGTTGACCACCGTATTGTTGGTGGCCAATCTGACGTTTATCAGCGCCGCCTACTGGATTTCCCAGGAAAGCATGGCCCCGCAGGCGTTGCAGGCCATCGGTCGCCTGGTGTCCA encodes:
- a CDS encoding YebC/PmpR family DNA-binding transcriptional regulator is translated as MAGHSKWANIKHRKERQDAKKGKIFTKWIRELTVAARQGGGDPGSNPRLRLALDKALGANMSRDIIDRAVARGAGAADTDDMVELSYEGYGPGGVAVMVECMTDNRNRTAAAVRHAFSKCGGNLGTDGSVAYLFERKGQITFAPGTDEDALMEAAMEADADDVVTNEDGSIDVFTSFAGFYAVRNALEAAGFKGTDAEIVMLPTTSAELDLDGAQKVLKMLDMLEDLDDVQNVYSNADIPESVAEQLG
- the aspS gene encoding aspartate--tRNA ligase: MMRSHYCGQLNETLDGQEITLCGWVHRRRDHGGVIFLDIRDRDGLAQVVFDPDRAESFAAADRVRSEYVVKITGKVRLRPAGAVNANMASGAIEVLGYELEVLNESETPPFPLNEYSDVGEETRLRYRFLDLRRPEMAEKLRLRSRMTTSIRRFLDENGFLDVETPILTRATPEGARDYLVPSRTHAGSFFALPQSPQLFKQLLMVAGFDRYYQIAKCFRDEDLRADRQPEFTQIDIETSFLDEKEIMGLTEQMIRNLFKEVLDLEFGEFPHMTFEEAMRRYGSDKPDLRIPLELVDVADQLKEVDFKVFSGPANDPKCRIAALRVPGGASMPRKQIDDYTKFVGIYGAKGLAYIKVNERANGVDGLQSPIVKNIPLDNLNAILDRVGAVDGDIVFFGADKAKIVSEALGALRIKLGHDLDLLTCKWAPMWVVDFPMFEENDDGSFSALHHPFTAPKCSPEELEANPAGALSRAYDMVLNGTELGGGSIRIHRKEMQQAVFRLLGINEAEQEEKFGFLLDALKYGAPPHGGLAFGLDRLVMLMTGAQSIREVIAFPKTQSAADVMTQAPGVVDAKALRELHIRLRETPKAE
- a CDS encoding FmdB family zinc ribbon protein, whose product is MPMYDYQCASCGHQLEAIQKISAAPLVDCPACQAPELKKMLSMPGFRLSGGGWYETDFKTGAKKNLAGGDKAD
- a CDS encoding ribbon-helix-helix domain-containing protein, with protein sequence MSRGVGSGVMETCGFHKIKVDPFAKGFDMGLAKPLSRSVRLNGFSTCLRLEQIYWNILTEIARLNACSVSALLSYVDREVHLRYGGVKNFSGLVRVVCVVHVLKGNTASHHPD
- a CDS encoding Dps family protein; translated protein: MAIDIGISEEDRKSIVDGLSRLLSDTYVLYLKTHNFHWNVTGPMFRTLHLMFEEQYNELALAVDSIAERIRALGFPAPGAYSIYARLSSIKEEEGVPSAEEMIKQLVAGQEAVTRTARGIFPLLDKVSDEPTADLLTQRMQVHEKTAWMLRSLLENQ
- a CDS encoding cold-shock protein is translated as MLKIVHLLTGVAALLLSFIPSLQQGSPPYLEQHDALYLALFGLLNLTLAPVIPYWNKGTRHQLQNLVSALLVLTVVVQTLTLLAPMPEVGGHPAILLSLVIAVVAIVLHLAISFYRSSPAAATQNYDMTNRDTGTVKWFNTSKGFGFISRDSGDDIFVHFRAIRGEGHRVLVEGQRVEFSVMNRDKGLQAEDVIAALPRR
- a CDS encoding SlyX family protein; translation: MDLQDRVTDLESRLAFQDDTIETLNDILVTQQRAVERLQLQMTALLKRQEEMGGQFESSEEEAPPPHY
- a CDS encoding HIT domain-containing protein, translating into MFALDQRLQQDTLAIGDFPLCRLLLSNDSNYPWFILVPRIDGISEVFQLDVADQHTLWQETTALAALLNEGLAADKMNIGALGNVVSQLHVHVIVRKRDDAAWPAPVWGKHPARPYTEEQVTAIRTRLRALLPAGFIFSQD
- a CDS encoding OprD family porin; amino-acid sequence: MRVMKWSMIALAVSAGTSQFAMASAQDDSKGFVEDSTFSINTRLLNFSRDFRNNDTGKSRVDETGLGFNGLFQSGYTQGTIGVGVDVIGLLGVKLDSGKGRSGTGLFPTGADGRAQDDYSKGGGAVKFRISDTVLKVGDQYTTAPVFASDDSRLLPELPQGISITSNEIKGLKLEGGHFTSSVAQAQTYRDSLGLTKTDFIGGVYALTPEVSASLYYAKTEDYWKKTYANLNWTHALSNEQSLAVDFNIYSTKSDGAGLQRAEKDGTTKLDNRAYSLQGAYTIQAHTFTLAYQKVSGDGDYGYGVDGGGTIFLANSIARSDFNAEDEKSFQARYDLNMATFGVPGLSFMTRYVKGTGANTAETSNGKEWERDIEAKYVIQSGPAKDLSLRVRQATYRSSDGVYYGSASIDELRLIAQYPLNIL
- a CDS encoding mechanosensitive ion channel family protein yields the protein MDLNAEVDHLIKTSQSWIPMIMEYGSRVLLAVITLAIGWWLINVFTHRVGRLLAIRNADLALQHFITSLANIALKVMLIVSVASMIGVATTSFVAAIGAATLAIGLALQGSLANFAGGVLILLFRPFRIGDWIEAQGTSGTVDSIQIFHTVLRTGDNKTVIVPNGILSNGIITNTNRQPTRKVVFDVGVDYEADLQKAREVLLELAKDPRVLTDPAAVAVVSTLGDSSITVSLRCWTKTSDYWDVVFMLNELSRDRLKGAGIDIPFPQRVIRVMQEPAAK
- a CDS encoding YajQ family cyclic di-GMP-binding protein: MPSFDVVSELDKHEVTNAVENAVKELDRRYDLKGKGSFEFKEKELTVNLTAEADFQLEAMIEILKLALVKRKIDVQCLEVKDAYASGKLMKQEAVLKEGIDKELAKKIVAHIKDAKLKVQAAIQGEQVRVTGKKRDDLQEAIAALRAKTFDMPLQFNNFRD
- a CDS encoding putative 2-dehydropantoate 2-reductase, whose translation is MSTTWHILGAGSLGTLWATRLSRAGVPVRLILRDEARLSSYRQAKGLTLVEHGVAHTYPVIGETPHSQEPIHRLLVACKAYDAENAIAQLQHRLVPDAELILLQNGLGSQDAVAAQLPQARCIFASSTEGAFRDGDWRVVFAGHGYTWLGDAGHPTPPLWLDDLHAAGIPHEWSTDILTRLWRKLALNCAINPLTVLYQCRNGGLHDHQCEVATLCAELTELLECCGQPAAAEALHSEVERVIHATAANYSSMYQDVANARRTEISYLLGYACQAAARHQLVLPHLQQVQARLIDHLRTRGLATD